TCTGTAATACCGAActccttaaaaatattttcagttccTACAGCATAGTCGCGAACTAACAGAGCTTGTGGAACTTGCTTTGTCAACACATACAAACGATCTAAACCAATAAAATAGTCCTTGCTTGCACTTCCAAAACCGTGCTCGTAGTCAAGCCAACTCCTATGATATATGTTTTCTGTACTCCGCTCACTGCCGCGCATTACTAAAGTCCAAGGGCAACAAGTGGTACATTCACTCCTACAGTACACGTTGAACGGTTGAAAGTTTGGTAagcttatttcaaaaattccGTCATTATAATAAGATCCAAGCTGCTGCTTCGCCTCGGCACAATCACGATAAACTCCTGGTTGCGGACAATTCGTTTTATGGCATTTATCCTCTAGTTTAAAGTTAGCTTCCCTGAAAAATAATTCAGCGCCTGAAGCATTCACTTTATTGAGTTCAGAAAAAGAGATACATAAAGGCGGTTAATCTGCAAAAAATGATGAGAAATCGGAAAAACAAAATGCTCATCATATGACACAATGATGTTTAATTTATGTCCTCAAAAGCAAAAATCCAGACTTAGACTTGAATTTCGTCGACCATCCCCGACTTTACTTACTACGACAAAACGAGGTGAGGCGGTTCTTAATGTTactaagagagagagagatctGTCGGACACGTTATTCATTTAGATGCAGAACTTCCAGTTTTAAAGTGATGATGTTTGGCAGATAAATATAGAACCCTCATATATATTGGAAATATTGACTAGAAGTCCACATCAGCAGTTCCATTAACCCTATAGCCAATCTATAcggaaaatatacaagtatgtagttgTGCATACAGCATATTCTGATGACCATATTAATCTAATATTGACGCCATCGAAAGAGAAATATAATTATGTAGGCTTTTGCCTAATCCACTTCGATTCAGTTCGCACAAAAAATTTGGTGCATCGCTTTTATCTGTTAATCTCAACTTTATGTGGTACAATATTTAGTCTATTTCAAATCCGCGTAGAAGGTCAGTGGTcccagttaaattttttcttaaaggcCAACAACATAGTATCCATAATGTCCATTTCGGAATTGATTGTTTGGTCTCTTAGAAAATAAAGCAAAGCAAttgatatgtattatattatgaaataaAGTGCATAATTTCAATTGCAATTCTTTTTTAACTCACTCTCCTTGCTGTCTGAGGGTTGACCTCAAATTTAATCCCAATTCATCTAACCGCTGCTCGATTAAGGCATGGTTTCTAAAACGAAGAACCGCAGattacgagtatgtacatacatatacttccATATTCACTTACTTCCGTTGAATAC
The sequence above is drawn from the Bactrocera oleae isolate idBacOlea1 chromosome 5, idBacOlea1, whole genome shotgun sequence genome and encodes:
- the LOC118682436 gene encoding angiopoietin-related protein 3-like — encoded protein: SFSELNKVNASGAELFFREANFKLEDKCHKTNCPQPGVYRDCAEAKQQLGSYYNDGIFEISLPNFQPFNVYCRSECTTCCPWTLVMRGSERSTENIYHRSWLDYEHGFGSASKDYFIGLDRLYVLTKQVPQALLVRDYAVGTENIFKEFGITDERYDYAVDNLVSLMMPSWGYNVMSNGKGDTFSSNSVCSNVRGRSWWYNQECVASFGTDSFSENIIMAIRPKACQEN